The Methanothrix soehngenii GP6 genome has a window encoding:
- a CDS encoding DUF523 domain-containing protein, whose amino-acid sequence MPPSRKSIRAGAEEKSPATGGEEVALVAHCLLNPLTRVKGLDTLSFSPAGPTMQLPCPEALYLGTERWAVTRNQLDVPQFRQFCRSLIVHYADLLEMLAKEGVRVRVVGVAGSPSCGVQTTSFGYAGGRVHEAEHEHVPGRGIFMEELIGELERRGIPYEAEEVGKKCMNEAEFGSMPGIEPFMREERDRFE is encoded by the coding sequence ATGCCGCCGTCAAGAAAGAGCATTCGGGCCGGGGCAGAGGAAAAATCGCCTGCTACCGGCGGAGAGGAGGTGGCACTGGTGGCTCACTGCCTTCTGAATCCTTTGACCCGGGTCAAGGGTCTGGATACTCTATCCTTCTCTCCCGCAGGACCAACGATGCAATTGCCCTGTCCGGAGGCGCTCTATCTGGGCACCGAGCGCTGGGCGGTGACCAGAAACCAGCTGGATGTGCCCCAGTTCCGCCAGTTCTGCCGCTCGCTGATCGTTCACTATGCAGATCTACTGGAGATGCTGGCAAAAGAGGGAGTGCGGGTGCGCGTGGTGGGGGTGGCCGGTAGTCCGAGCTGCGGCGTGCAGACGACGAGCTTTGGCTATGCGGGCGGGCGGGTGCATGAGGCGGAGCACGAGCATGTGCCCGGGAGGGGGATATTCATGGAGGAGCTGATTGGGGAGCTGGAGAGGCGCGGAATTCCCTATGAGGCGGAAGAGGTCGGGAAGAAGTGCATGAATGAGGCCGAGTTCGGGAGCATGCCGGGAATCGAGCCCTTCATGAGAGAGGAACGGGACCGGTTTGAATGA
- a CDS encoding RNA-guided endonuclease InsQ/TnpB family protein, protein MLKAYKFRIYPTKSQRTKMEQTLDLCRWTYNQTLAYRKNAWEKEGKSISKYETHNLLPTWKEIKPELSGVFSQTLQNAQERVDLALKAFFRRVKAGENPGYPRFRGRGWYDSFTYPQKGFKLNAGKLYLSKIGNIKIKLHRPIEGKIKRLTVRRAATGKWFACFTVEMEDQPKPPWKDGSLVGVDVGLESFATFSNGEKIANPRFFREEEKELTRVQRKLSKAPKGTLERRSASKVVERVHERIANKRYEFAHQVSRDLVNRFGLIAFEDLSIQNMLKNHCLAKSISDVAWNMLVTLTSYKAASAGSVVILVDPRNTSKMCSRCGILVEKTLSDRVHNCPHCGLSVDRDWNAAINILRLGLQSVGIKTVEACPFKGAGVVT, encoded by the coding sequence ATGCTCAAGGCATACAAGTTTAGGATCTATCCAACAAAGTCCCAAAGGACGAAGATGGAGCAGACCCTAGATCTATGCCGATGGACATACAATCAAACATTAGCCTATCGAAAGAATGCCTGGGAGAAAGAAGGCAAATCCATCTCAAAATACGAGACTCACAACCTTCTTCCAACTTGGAAAGAGATTAAACCAGAACTCAGTGGTGTCTTTTCCCAAACCCTTCAGAATGCCCAGGAAAGGGTGGATCTTGCCTTGAAGGCGTTCTTCCGAAGAGTCAAAGCCGGAGAGAATCCTGGATATCCAAGATTTCGGGGAAGAGGTTGGTACGATTCTTTTACCTATCCTCAGAAGGGGTTCAAGCTCAATGCTGGTAAGCTCTATCTTTCCAAGATTGGTAATATCAAGATCAAGCTACATAGACCCATTGAAGGCAAGATCAAGCGACTAACCGTAAGGAGAGCCGCGACAGGTAAATGGTTTGCATGCTTCACCGTCGAGATGGAAGATCAACCTAAGCCCCCCTGGAAAGACGGTTCTCTCGTCGGTGTAGATGTTGGCCTTGAGAGCTTCGCCACCTTTTCTAACGGCGAGAAGATAGCTAATCCTAGATTCTTCCGAGAAGAGGAAAAGGAACTCACCAGAGTTCAAAGGAAGCTCTCAAAAGCACCGAAAGGTACTCTGGAGAGGAGATCCGCCTCGAAGGTCGTTGAACGGGTCCATGAGAGGATCGCTAACAAGAGATATGAATTTGCTCATCAGGTTAGCCGGGATCTGGTTAACAGGTTCGGATTGATCGCTTTTGAAGATCTTAGTATTCAAAATATGCTCAAAAACCATTGCCTGGCAAAATCCATCTCAGACGTGGCTTGGAATATGCTTGTGACTCTGACCTCGTACAAGGCTGCAAGTGCCGGTTCGGTGGTGATCCTGGTAGATCCAAGAAATACATCTAAGATGTGTTCCAGGTGTGGCATTCTGGTTGAAAAGACGCTTTCTGATCGCGTCCATAACTGCCCTCATTGCGGGCTTTCGGTGGATCGAGATTGGAATGCGGCAATCAATATACTCAGATTGGGACTACAATCTGTCGGAATCAAAACCGTAGAAGCCTGCCCCTTTAAGGGGGCGGGAGTGGTCACGTAA